ACACTCCAGCTGCCGCCGGTGGCGCCGACGCGCAGTATCAGGTCGGGCACCTGCTTGTCGCGGTACTCGGTGCGGACGGACGGGCGGCCGCGCAGCAGCTGCTCGACGATGGCATCGGTGAGGCGCAGGATTTGCACTGGGGGACACCGGGGGGACATAGAGGCTCGTTACCGCTAGTAATGCCTACTATCCACTAGCATGTCAAGTAACTGAATTGCCTAGATATTGTGTGATTGATCCCGGCCTGGCGCCCTCCCGCCACTGACCGATCAAGGATTGAAAATCCCCGTGTCGGGGGTTCGATTCCCTCCCCGGCCACCATTATTCAAACGTAGACCCCGCAAGGCTTTCAGCGCTTTGTGGGGTTTTTTGTTTTCGGGGATGGCGGATGGCCATAGCTGGCGTATAGCAGGCTGACGAGCCTACGTACCGAGAGCGACATTTCTCGCTGCACCGTGCGCTCCAGCGCCAATACCTCGCCGAACTGCAGCAGTGCGAAGCGTGGACGTCATGCCTGCAGGACGATGTGGCCGATCTCCCGCAACGTGCGAGCCCCCTACCCTGACGAGCAAGGCGCCTGAGAGATCGTAGGCAGCTTCAGAGCCCGTTCCTACGAAAACTTCGACCTCGCAGCAGAGGGTCTTGGTCCCTGCAATGTCCAAGCCATCCTTCTGCGGAGCGCTCGACGTGCCGGACCTCCAATCAGCGTCGTCGTGCGCACGATGCCGCCCCAGTACTGTGACCACCATCGCGTCCAGCCAGTTTGGATGCCGTCAAAGTTCCGTCGGGGAAGTCGAGAACCGCCACGATGCCCGCGCCTGACGGCGCCGGGCGCGCGGGCCATGACGTACCCAGCAAACACATCAATACAGTGCTGGAGGTGACGCGAAGCTTGCTTGAACGCATCAAGGACGGAATTTCCAACTGAGCGATATCACCAATAGGGACATTACATGCGCTACAGACTCATAGTGCTTTTGTTCGCGGTGTTCTTCTGCCTGCCTTCATGGGCGAACCCGAAGTACTTCGGCTACTTCGCCAACAACACCGTTCCGCCGGATATCTCGTTCCAGCCGGACAACTACGCGCACACCAACATCACGTACGTCTACAGCGGCTCGGACCCTTACAACTGGGACGCCACGATCCTTCGCGAAGTCGGATTGGCGAAGGGCTACGGCAACAAGGCCATCGTTTCGGTGACCTCGTACGTGTTCGACACGACCATAAGTAACGCCTACCGCATCGACCCCTTCGCGGCAGCACAGTTCAATGCCCTGGTGGACAAGTTGATTGCTGCCGGGTACCTGGTTCCCGGCAATCCCGAGGCGAGCACGGTCGCTGCGTTCTACCCGGTCGACGAACCCGAGAGGTATGGACTTTCCGACTACATGGGCTTCCCGAGCCCGGCGCTCAGCATGGCGGTCGAAGTGATTCGCGCAAACCCCGCAACCCACAACTTCCCCATCGCTGCGGTGGTGAGCGGCGCCTATGGACCTGTCGTTCAGGGAATGGGCCTTTTCGACTGGGTAGGCCTGGATCATTACCCGGGTAACGACGGTGACTACCGCAACGCCCTCACGACGTTCTACACCCACGTTCGTCAGGACCAGAAGATCATCATCGTCCCGCAAGCGGCCTACGGGACCGATCTGGACGGCGAATGGCACAACCCGGAGTACATGCACTTCCTTGCCCAGGCCGAGAGCCGCGTCATCTTGCTCATGCCATTCCTGTGGGCAGGCCAACCCGGGGTGACCGGGGTCAGGGACATTGCTTCGCTGCGCTCCTCGTACACCGCCATCGGTCACCAGGTGAAGTACGGCCTCTATCCGATGCATGTCGGCAGTTCTGTGCCCGGCACGATGACGGCAGGGCAGTACTACGCGGTGAGCCTGACGTTCAACAACGCCAGCGACAAGACGTGGCGCGCCGGGACGAACATCAACCTGGGCTCGCAGGGCCCGGTGGACAACTACACCTGGGGTCTCAACCGGGTCGCGCTGCCACATGACGTTGGCCCTTACCAGAACGTCGCGTTCAACTTCACCGTCCGCGCACCCACCACACCGGGTTCGTACACCTTCCAGTGGCAGATGGTGGCAGACGGCGTTGCGTGGCTCGGCAGCCCGACACCGGCGCAGGGCATCTCCGTGGTCGCGCCGGCCAGCGGATCGATCAGCGCCAATCCGAATCCGTGCACGATCCCTTATGGCGGTAGCAACTGCACGACGAGGATCACATGGAACTCAAATCGCTATGACGCCCAGGTGTGGGCCTCGGCGCCGGACGGCAGCGGCGCAACCTTGTTCGCATATGAGCCAGGTGGCGCAGGCTCGTCCTACGCCACGTGGATCACGACTGGCACGGTGCGATTCACCTTGAAGTCCGGCGGTGTGCCGATCACTTATGTGGATGTCTCCGGTGTGCAGAGTTCGGCGCCGCCGGACCCGCCGCCGCACTGTTCAACCCCGAAGTGCGTGGAGCCATGACGCCTCGGCAATCTTGAAACGAAGCGACATCGGATCCGGACGGTTTGACCGTCCGGATCCGAATCCGGCGTCGCCCGAGATCGATCCGATGGGTGTCCCGCTAGATCTGCGCCAGCATCAACACGTATCCATCCGGATCCTCAAGCCTGCATTCTCCGCCTGGCATGTAGAACGGATACTTGATCGCGCCGGGCGCGTAACCGAGCTCCACCAGGACGGCGCGAGTCTGCTTGATATCGTCGTAGTAGAGATAGAAGAGTACGGCTTGCTGGGACGAATCAATCGGCCCCGACGCCAGCCCGACCATGAGGTTGGCCTGCTCACTTTCCAGCCAGGCCCAGACGGGAGCGGACTGCCCATCCGGGACAACGCGATTGGCCGCCTTGAAACCCAGGTCAGCGTAGAACCTGATGCTTCGCTCCACGTCGGCGACGTGGGCGAAGGCGACGAGGGACCTTGTCTGGGCTGCCATGTGACCTCCGACGTTAGAAGCACGACCCGATCCGGCGGAGTGATCGAAGCCAAGAACCAGACCGTCGCCTACAGCACCGCAGAGACCATTTTGAACCTGATCCGCACCACCGTCTGATCGGAAGGCGGTGACTCAGGCGACTCGTTCGGGCAATCCCGGCCCGTTTCGCGCCTAACCGCTAGCCAGGGTTTGTATGGCATTCGCGGTCACGACTCCAGCGATGGCGCCAACGGCAATGATCAGAAAACAGAAAAAATGTCGGCGGATCAGGTGCCGTCTCTGCTCGATCAGTTCCAACTTTGCGACCTTCAGTCGCTCACTGTCCCCCGCCTCGATCAGTTGATCCGGTTCGAAGACGAACGTCTTCTTGTCGCGGAACCCAAGGTCCATGTTGAAGTACTTGCCCTCTTCGGCGGCGAGCTTCTCGACGTGTCGATATGCGCGCCGCACCCGACCCATGTTCCTGAGTGCCAGAAGCACGCCCGGCGCTGCACCCGCGAAGAATCCAAGCAAACCGACATCCATAAGCCTCCTCCACTGAAATCACGTCATTGAGACTTCTTCTCGACTTCCGGCTCACCCACATAGACGCTACCGGAGCCGATCGGCCCTCCGCCGCCACCGCCACCGCTGCTTCGTCCGCCGCCGCCACGCATCTGGGGCTCATCCTCGACGATCGGCACGACTTCGATCAGATCCTCTCGCACGATGACGACAGGAGGCGTTGGATCGGATCCGACGATCGTCTTGCCCCAGGACTTCATCACGCCTGTGTGCAACTCGAATGGTAATACCTTCAGCGCCGGACCAACGGTAACCGTGTACGTCTGATCGCAATCCGTGCAAAGACTCTGCTCGTAGCCAAGCGCCGCGCCAGGAATACTGATACTGCCGCCGGCCGAGGCACCCGTGCCAGCCATCGCCTCTGCGGAATCCGCCGAGGTGTAGGAAATCGCCCCGTTGAAGCCAGCGCCCATGTCGGTACCGGCCTGGCCGCCAATGCCACCCAACACGCCGACTCTCCACGTCGATGGACTCCACGACGTAGCGCTGAAAGTGACTTGGCCGCTGATGGTGCCGCCCACCAGCCATGAGGCCGATCCACCGCCGCCGATGGCGATGGTGGCAAGTCCAAGGGGATCGAATCGACTTACGGGATTGCCATTGGCGTACGCGTAGGTCGAGAAGCTCCCGCCCGCCAGTCCGATGGGGTCGGACTGCGTATAGCCCACGGCGCTGTCGTAGTAGCGGAAGCCGTTGTACCAGAGGCCCGACTCTGCGTCGTAGTACTGGCCAGGGAAGCCTATGTTCAGTCCGCCGATCGAGTCCTGGCGAGTGGTACGGCTCCACGCCTCATTGCCGGCGCGCCAGATGACCTGCATGGAGCTGTTGCTGACGGCCTCCGGACGCCCAAGGTTGTCACCGTGGACAAAGCGCAGTTGTTGATCAGGCTTGACGAGGCCGACCAACTGATTGCCCAACCAAAGATAGCTTGTCCAGCCACCGGGCCCGCTTTCCGCAAGCAGCAGGTTCTGCTCCGCGTAGACGAAGCGAGTGCGCCCCGTCGGAGTCGCTTTGCCAACTCGCTGGCCGAGCGCATTGACGGTATAGCTGGTGGTATTGCCATTGACGGTGGCACTTCGCATCTGGTTGAACCCGTCGTAGGCATAGCTGGCCGAACGACCTGGTGCGGATTCACTGATGCGGTTGCCGATTGCGTCATAGCCGTAGACCTGAAGGCCAGCCGGCCCGCTGAAGCTCAGCAGCCTGTTGCTGACCGGATCGACGTCATAATTGCTCAGGGCTCCCCGGTCTATCCATCGGGTCCGGTTGCCGTTCGCATCGTAGTTCCATTGCGACCCCTTGGCCGTCTCCTTCGACAATCGCCCCAACGCGTCGTACTCGTAATTCCGCGATTGCCCTGCATCTGTGCCGTCGGTGATGGCGGTTACCTGATCAGCGATGTCAAACCCGTACGTCAGGCTCTGGGCCAGAGCGCTGCTTGTACCTGCACTGATGGCGTACACCCTCCCGTCCGTATCGTGCTGGTAAATGCGCTCAAGTCCGTTCCCGTATGTCCAGCCGGTGGTCGGGCCGAAGGGAAGCTTGGTGATGTTGCTCGCGACGTTTTTCGTGACACCGCCGATCGTCGCAGTCATGGCCGTCAACTGGCGACCCACGTAGCCGTATCCCACTGCCACTCCACTGGGATAGCTGACGCCGGTGACCCGCCCCAGGTTGTCATACGCGTAGGACACTGCGCCGGCATAGGGCGCACCACCCTCATCGACGCCGCTTTCCTGGCGCTGCAGCAGCCAACCTTGCGACGTGTAGATTTGCGAAACGCTGCTCCTTACAACCCCAACCTCGCGCAGCTCGGCCGAGCAGACCCTGCCCTTGCCGCCGACACATGAGTCAAATACGTAATTACGCTCCGCGGCTCCGGACTTCGCCTGGATCAGGCGGCCGGTGCCGTCATAGCTGTACGTCGTGACGCTGCCGTCCCCACGTGTAACAAGCGTCTGCTGTCCTCCATCGTTGTACTCCGCCCTCGTGGTCCCCGTATCCGGGCTCACCTGCCTCCAGGTCAGCCCAAACCCGTCAACGTCGAAGGTCGTCGCATTGCCTTTCGGGTCACTGACCGAGATCAGCCTGTCGCCCGCGTCATAACCGAAGGTGCTGGCCACACCTGTGGGGTCAACGACCTGGATCCGACGCCCCAACGCATCGTAGTTCTGGGTTGTCGTTCGATTGAGCCCATCCTTGAGAGTTTTGACGCGGCCGTCGTCGTCATACGACAAACGCGTCACCTGCCCGTTCGTGCCGCGCTCGGCCACGAGTCGACCAAGGTCATCGTAGTCATACGCCACCGTGATGACCGGGTCGGCCAGCGCCGTCTGGGATATGGCAGCTGAAATGCAAAGCGCCAGAATTCTCTTGTGAGTCATGTCGTAATCCTGTTATCGCCGTCAGTCTCGTTGAAGAACTGCATTCGCTTACTGCTCCTGGCAGTGCTGGGTCGGACAGGGCGGCGGGTCAGGATTGGGTGGGTACTGGTTGGTCTGGTATGCCCTTACATCAACGCTGGCAAGCGACACGCCAGCGGCCATGACATGGAAGCGGACACCGTTTGTGGTGATCCAGGACGCACTCTGGCTTCCGCTTCTGCTGGGCACAAACAGTTGCATGCCGGTGTTGTCGAGGTTGCTGACCCAGACCTGGCCGTCCCCGCGCGTCGTGGTCCACTGGACGGTGACCCTGCAGGTCGATTCGCCTATGTAGAGTCCGCAGCTTGCGGGCGAGGAGCTGATGGAGGCCGTCACGACATCCTTCACTGAATTCGGCGACTGATCACCGAACCAGGCGTAACCGTCCCGGACCATGCGCCACTGGAAGTTGTGGTACCCAAGCGTGCTTGGCGCCTGGACGTTGAAATTGAACGTGGCGATCTCGCCTGGCGCGACCGATCCCGGAACTCCGACACGACTGACGCCCCAGGTCAGGTTGTCGGTGGGGTTCTGCGAACCCAGTCGATAGCCACCTGCATCCGTCCAGGTAGTGTTGCCCGTGTTGCGCATCTGGACAGTCACGTTCTGGACCTGCCCAGGAAGCGTCAGGCCGAAAGCGCCCTGCCATACGAACTGCGCACCGTATATCGCCCGCTGGACGACGATGACACCCGACGTCGGTCCGCACCCGGCCTGGTTGCAGGCGCGCGCGCGGTACTGATAGTCGATCGTCGTGTTGCGGCCCGAAAGGTAGACGCTTTGAGCAGACCCGTTGTGTGCCTGGATCCACGAGGCCCCACCATTGGCACTCTCATCGATCACGTAGTAGATGCTGCCAAGTCCGGAGACAGCACTGACGCTGACTGTGTAGGCGCCCATGTCATTGACAGCGGGGCCGCTGGGCGTAGGCGCCGAAGATGGCGCAACGACTCTCAGCACAGTCACGGGACCCGATACCGGCCCGCAGCCAACCTCGTTGCAGGCGGCGACGCGGTAGCTGTAGGTTCCGCCACCCTTTCCGGAGATCGTCGCGCTGGTCGCTGCGGCATCCTGGACGGTCGTCCATCCGCCGCCATTGGCACTCTCCTCCAGCTTGTACGTTGTCGCCCGTGGCGCCGCCGACCAGGTAACGACATAGCTGCTGCTGACCGCGATGGACGGAGCCGATAGACCCGACGGAGCCACCGCCGGCAACAAGCGAGGAATCAAGTGAACGCCGGAACCGGCAATGAGCAGGTTGTCTTTCTGCGCAGGCGAAATGCCGTGGACGTAGATCGCCTTGCCCCCGTGAAGATCGCGAACGCTGTCGGACAACGGGATGCTGAAACGGTAAGCCGCACCCTGGGCCCCGCAGGCGCTGGCCACCGCCGGTTCGCTTGGGCGGTCTGCGCGGAACGCGCCGAATCCCGTACCCGTCGGCCACCCGCCGCCGGCGTACGGATGCACGTCGATCGATCCATCCTGGCCGGTACTGCAGGCCCAGCCATTGACGTTGTAGCCACCGGCACCGTTGCTCGCCACCCCTTCCACATTTCCGATGACCTGGGTGTTGTATGGGAAGGTTGTCCGGTAGACCTCGGTCTTGATCGGCAACGACATCGCGTCGTAAGTCACCAGCTTGCGCGCGTAAGTGCCTGCTGGCTCACGCTCGTAGACTTCAACGGGTCGCCAGGCCGAGTCGTACACGTTGGTGCGCGCCACGCCATCGGGCGTCTGCTGCACCGCAAGGCGACCAAATCCATCGTAGGAGAGGGTGGTCGTCTGCGCCGCACCATTCACGATTGGCTTGATGGCGGTGACCCGGCCACGTCCATCGTAGGTGTAGTCGATCTGTGCGCCATTGGGGTCAATCACGCTTGCAGCGAGACCAAGGGCATTGTGGTTGCTGTAAGTGGTTACATGGCCGAGCTCATTGCGAA
Above is a genomic segment from Lysobacter sp. S4-A87 containing:
- a CDS encoding DUF6531 domain-containing protein — translated: MAAFGCTAILSAVGGVAPAQEVFSPNFGALEQPTGDRSYRPAAEVSGSGVVLATGNKIEVETDFSARGEMPLFLRRTYNHQWSASGLFGKHWISNLDYSLAASTSGSQVILWAQRPDGRRIKFVPSGEANRWNEDKATPVAYVLKGADNAYTLYNEERGSERYDSTGYVLQVKDEHGAAWAFTYNGLYLQRVTHTSGRYIQLTWNGSQLVQVLDPAGNAYVYSYTANAFGAGRNRLASVTLPGAPSTTVTYHYENSAFPGGLTGKSYNGSRYSTFAYDSNGRVASTELVGGVQRYTYEYSGGNTAPVTPPPLPPAPGGVEEGGGGGGWCEYQSGSRICFQPQFAMVGASGVAGLMGLSAISSVGAAAAAASSSTPFLTTETNPRGKRTTYQFEDDRLVSVSRAGSSSTPSAFRELQYDSNGYENLVSDFTDGLTDLDYDGHGHLVSRVDAAGTPLARTTLYVWDESSNRVVQSRIVGISETTLTYAPDGRVARIDVKNISGKGVPNFVQTTRFSYTKHANGLLASTAVDGPLQGSADTITSTFSTNGDLLSVRNELGHVTTYSNHNALGLAASVIDPNGAQIDYTYDGRGRVTAIKPIVNGAAQTTTLSYDGFGRLAVQQTPDGVARTNVYDSAWRPVEVYEREPAGTYARKLVTYDAMSLPIKTEVYRTTFPYNTQVIGNVEGVASNGAGGYNVNGWACSTGQDGSIDVHPYAGGGWPTGTGFGAFRADRPSEPAVASACGAQGAAYRFSIPLSDSVRDLHGGKAIYVHGISPAQKDNLLIAGSGVHLIPRLLPAVAPSGLSAPSIAVSSSYVVTWSAAPRATTYKLEESANGGGWTTVQDAAATSATISGKGGGTYSYRVAACNEVGCGPVSGPVTVLRVVAPSSAPTPSGPAVNDMGAYTVSVSAVSGLGSIYYVIDESANGGASWIQAHNGSAQSVYLSGRNTTIDYQYRARACNQAGCGPTSGVIVVQRAIYGAQFVWQGAFGLTLPGQVQNVTVQMRNTGNTTWTDAGGYRLGSQNPTDNLTWGVSRVGVPGSVAPGEIATFNFNVQAPSTLGYHNFQWRMVRDGYAWFGDQSPNSVKDVVTASISSSPASCGLYIGESTCRVTVQWTTTRGDGQVWVSNLDNTGMQLFVPSRSGSQSASWITTNGVRFHVMAAGVSLASVDVRAYQTNQYPPNPDPPPCPTQHCQEQ
- a CDS encoding RHS repeat-associated core domain-containing protein; the encoded protein is MTHKRILALCISAAISQTALADPVITVAYDYDDLGRLVAERGTNGQVTRLSYDDDGRVKTLKDGLNRTTTQNYDALGRRIQVVDPTGVASTFGYDAGDRLISVSDPKGNATTFDVDGFGLTWRQVSPDTGTTRAEYNDGGQQTLVTRGDGSVTTYSYDGTGRLIQAKSGAAERNYVFDSCVGGKGRVCSAELREVGVVRSSVSQIYTSQGWLLQRQESGVDEGGAPYAGAVSYAYDNLGRVTGVSYPSGVAVGYGYVGRQLTAMTATIGGVTKNVASNITKLPFGPTTGWTYGNGLERIYQHDTDGRVYAISAGTSSALAQSLTYGFDIADQVTAITDGTDAGQSRNYEYDALGRLSKETAKGSQWNYDANGNRTRWIDRGALSNYDVDPVSNRLLSFSGPAGLQVYGYDAIGNRISESAPGRSASYAYDGFNQMRSATVNGNTTSYTVNALGQRVGKATPTGRTRFVYAEQNLLLAESGPGGWTSYLWLGNQLVGLVKPDQQLRFVHGDNLGRPEAVSNSSMQVIWRAGNEAWSRTTRQDSIGGLNIGFPGQYYDAESGLWYNGFRYYDSAVGYTQSDPIGLAGGSFSTYAYANGNPVSRFDPLGLATIAIGGGGSASWLVGGTISGQVTFSATSWSPSTWRVGVLGGIGGQAGTDMGAGFNGAISYTSADSAEAMAGTGASAGGSISIPGAALGYEQSLCTDCDQTYTVTVGPALKVLPFELHTGVMKSWGKTIVGSDPTPPVVIVREDLIEVVPIVEDEPQMRGGGGRSSGGGGGGGPIGSGSVYVGEPEVEKKSQ
- a CDS encoding VOC family protein, translating into MAAQTRSLVAFAHVADVERSIRFYADLGFKAANRVVPDGQSAPVWAWLESEQANLMVGLASGPIDSSQQAVLFYLYYDDIKQTRAVLVELGYAPGAIKYPFYMPGGECRLEDPDGYVLMLAQI